A genomic region of Serinus canaria isolate serCan28SL12 chromosome 1A, serCan2020, whole genome shotgun sequence contains the following coding sequences:
- the NT5DC3 gene encoding 5'-nucleotidase domain-containing protein 3, which produces MAAVAARALLAAGRAGAGGRRGRVLPAAGAAPLCTVAPQQQQQPSPDMKSYLWSRYKEAKRVTKELVPSIMSNMLNPDAIFSNNEMSLSDIEIYGFDYDYTLVFYSKHLHTLIFNAARDLLINEHRYPAEIRKYDYDPNFAIRGLHYDVHRALLMKIDAFHYIQLGTVYRGLSVVPDEEVIAMYDGSHVPLEQMSDFYGKSSQGNTMKQFMDIFSLPEMTLLSCVNEYFLKNNIDYEPVHLYKDVKDSIRDVHIKGIMYRAIEADIEKYICYAEQTRAVLAKLADHGKKMFLITNSPSSFVDKGMKFIVGKDWRDLFDVVIVQAEKPNFFNDKRRPFRKVNERGVLLWDKIHKLQKGQIYKQGNLYEFLKLTGWRGSKVLYFGDHIYSDLADLTLKHGWRTGAIIPELRSEIKIMNTEKYIQTMTWLQTLTGLLEHMQVHRDPDSQMILEEWKKERKEMREMNRNFFNAHFGSIFRTDENPTYFLRRLSRFADIYMASLSCLLNYEPDYTFYPRRTPLQHELPGWSDQLCTGTFRIPFLQETVQIK; this is translated from the exons CGGGCGCCGCTCCCCTCTGCACCGTGgccccgcagcagcagcagcagccgtCGCCCGACATGAAGAGCTACCTGTGGTCGCGCTACAAGGAGGCCAAGAGGGTCACCAAGG AATTGGTTCCCTCAATTATGAGCAACATGCTGAATCCAGATGCTATTTTTTCAAACAATGAAATGAGCCTGTCAGACATTGAAATTTATGGGTTTGATTATGACTACACCCTGGTCTTTTATTCTAAACATCTGCACACGCTCATATTCAATGCTGCTCGAGATCTTCTTATTAATGAGCATCGG TATCctgcagaaataagaaaatacgATTATGATCCCAATTTTGCCATCAGAGGGCTTCATTATGATGTGCACCGG GCATTATTAATGAAGATTGATGCTTTTCATTATATTCAGCTGGGAACAGTTTACAG AGGCCTCAGTGTTGTCCCAGATGAAGAAGTCATTGCAATGTATGATGGTTCCCATGTCCCTTTAGAGCAAATGAGTGACTTTTATGGAAAG AGCTCACAAGGAAATACAATGAAGCAATTCATGGATATATTTTCCTTGCCAGAAATGACACTCCTTTCTTGTGTGaatgaatattttctgaaaaacaacatAGACTATGAACCTGTTCATCTGTACAAAGATGTCAAG GATTCAATCAGGGATGTTCATATCAAAGGAATAATGTACAGAGCAATTGAAGCAGATATTG AGAAATACATCTGCTATGCTGAACAAACTCGTGCAGTATTAGCAAAGCTGGCTGATCATGGCAAGAAGATGTTTCTCATCACAAACAGTCCCAGCAGCTTTGT GGACAAAGGCATGAAGTTCATCGTTGGCAAGGACTGGAGGGATCTCTTTGATGTGGTCATTGTCCAGGCTGAAAAACCAAACTTTTTCAATGATAAGCGGAG ACCATTTCGGAAGGTGAATGAAAGGGGAGTCTTGCTCTGGGACAAGATTCACAAGCTGCAGAAAGGCCAGATATACAAACAG GGTAACTTGTATGAATTTTTGAAGCTTACTGGCTGGAGGGGCTCTAAGGTTCTCTACTTTGGTGACCACATATACAGTGACTTGGCA GACTTGACCCTGAAGCATGGCTGGCGCACTGGTGCGATTATTCCAGAGTTACGATCGGAGATTAAAATCATGAACACAGAGAAGTACATTCAAACCATGACCTGGCTGCAAACCTTGACAGGATTACTGGAACACATGCAG GTTCACCGTGATCCTGATTCCCAAATGATCTTAGAAGaatggaagaaggaaagaaaggaaatgag GGAGATGAACAGGAACTTCTTCAATGCACACTTTGGAAGCATATTCAGGACTGATGAGAATCCAACTTACTTCCTGAGACGTCTCTCTAGGTTTGCAGATATCTACATGGCATCACTGAGCTGTCTCTTGAACTATGAACCTGATTACACCTTTTATCCAAGAAGGACTCCTTTGCAGCATGAACTTCCTGGCTGGTCAGACCAGCTGTGCACTGGTACATTCAGAATACCTTTCCTACAAGAGACAGTTCAGATCAAATAA